In one window of bacterium DNA:
- a CDS encoding YgiT-type zinc finger protein has translation MRCVICHGDEISMTEVKEEFPIDNDIVYVPVKVLICRNCGE, from the coding sequence ATGAGGTGCGTTATCTGTCATGGAGATGAAATTTCAATGACAGAGGTAAAAGAAGAATTCCCAATTGATAATGATATCGTTTATGTCCCGGTGAAAGTTCTGATCTGCCGGAATTGCGGTGAGTGA